In one window of Streptomyces roseofulvus DNA:
- a CDS encoding glycosyltransferase family 2 protein: protein MSDRPAPPRFSVVICVYTEERWGDILAAVDSVRKQSPAPLETLLVVDHNERLLDRLTEEYADARRDGEVRVLANAGPRGLSAGRNTGIAAARGDVVAFLDDDAVAEHDWLHHFAAGYTDPAVVAVGGRTLPAWASGRRPVWFPEEFDWVVGCTYRGLPPGRVRVRNVLGGNASFRRSAFDAAGGFATGIGRDGDRRPLGCEETELCIRLANAVPGAVLLIDDRAVIHHKVPAVRERFAYFRTRVYAEGLSKALVAQSVGAGKGLESERRYTSRVLPAGVLRGVRDALLGRPGGAGRAGAIVTGVALAAAGYALGTLRARRGRSPAFSWGPITPEGVPRETGAPEKKGAAA from the coding sequence CCGCCCCGCTTCTCGGTGGTGATCTGCGTCTACACGGAGGAGCGCTGGGGGGACATCCTCGCCGCCGTCGACTCCGTCCGGAAACAGTCGCCGGCCCCGCTGGAGACCCTGCTCGTCGTCGACCACAACGAGCGGCTCCTGGACCGGCTCACCGAGGAGTACGCGGACGCGCGCCGGGACGGGGAGGTGCGGGTGCTCGCCAACGCGGGCCCCCGCGGCCTCTCCGCCGGCCGCAACACCGGCATCGCCGCCGCCCGCGGCGACGTCGTCGCCTTCCTCGACGACGACGCCGTGGCCGAGCACGACTGGCTCCACCACTTCGCCGCCGGCTACACGGACCCGGCGGTCGTCGCCGTCGGCGGGCGCACCCTGCCCGCCTGGGCCTCCGGCCGCCGCCCCGTCTGGTTCCCCGAGGAGTTCGACTGGGTCGTCGGCTGCACCTACCGGGGGCTGCCGCCCGGCCGGGTACGGGTCCGCAACGTGCTCGGCGGCAACGCCTCCTTCCGCCGCTCCGCCTTCGACGCGGCGGGCGGCTTCGCCACCGGCATCGGCCGCGACGGCGACCGGCGGCCGCTCGGCTGCGAGGAGACCGAGCTGTGCATCCGGCTCGCGAACGCGGTGCCGGGCGCGGTCCTGCTCATCGACGACCGCGCGGTCATCCACCACAAGGTCCCCGCCGTCCGCGAGCGCTTCGCCTACTTCCGCACCCGCGTCTACGCCGAGGGCCTCTCCAAGGCGCTCGTCGCCCAGAGCGTCGGCGCGGGCAAGGGCCTGGAGTCCGAACGGCGCTACACCAGCCGGGTGCTGCCCGCCGGAGTGCTGCGCGGGGTGCGGGACGCCCTGCTCGGCAGGCCGGGCGGCGCCGGCCGGGCCGGGGCCATCGTCACGGGCGTGGCGCTCGCCGCCGCCGGCTACGCCCTCGGCACCCTCCGCGCCCGCCGCGGCCGCTCCCCCGCCTTCTCCTGGGGCCCGATCACCCCGGAGGGCGTACCCCGGGAGACCGGCGCGCCGGAGAAGAAGGGAGCGGCCGCGTGA
- a CDS encoding polysaccharide deacetylase family protein — MYHAVAPDPAPATLGLSVTPDAFTAQMAEVARRGFTPVTTAALAAAWRTGAGLPARPVLVTFDDGYEGVHRYALPVLARHSFTSTVFVTSGWLPGRHATGGALDTMLSWGQVRELAAAGTEIGGHSHSHPQLDQLDARRLRFEALRCRELVGEELGTAPDSFAYPYGYSSRRVRAAVREAGFGQALAVGNALARRRQGPYALERVTVRRSTTVEQFGRLLEGTSLARDFAVDRALTKGYALARRARGAVRGHWI, encoded by the coding sequence ATGTACCACGCGGTCGCGCCCGATCCGGCGCCCGCGACGCTCGGGCTCTCCGTGACGCCCGACGCATTCACCGCGCAGATGGCGGAGGTGGCGCGGCGGGGCTTCACGCCGGTCACCACCGCCGCGCTCGCCGCCGCCTGGCGGACCGGCGCCGGGCTGCCCGCCCGTCCCGTGCTCGTCACCTTCGACGACGGCTACGAGGGCGTGCACCGGTACGCCCTGCCGGTGCTCGCCCGGCACTCCTTCACCAGCACCGTCTTCGTCACGAGCGGCTGGCTGCCCGGCCGGCACGCCACCGGCGGCGCCCTCGACACCATGCTCTCCTGGGGGCAGGTGCGCGAACTGGCCGCCGCCGGAACCGAGATCGGCGGGCACAGCCACAGCCACCCGCAGCTGGACCAGCTCGACGCGCGGCGGCTGCGCTTCGAGGCGCTGCGCTGCCGGGAGCTGGTCGGCGAGGAACTCGGCACCGCGCCGGACTCCTTCGCCTACCCGTACGGCTACTCCAGCCGGCGGGTGCGCGCCGCCGTCCGGGAGGCCGGCTTCGGCCAGGCGCTCGCGGTCGGCAACGCGCTCGCCCGCCGCCGCCAGGGGCCGTACGCCCTGGAACGGGTGACCGTACGCCGCTCCACCACCGTCGAGCAGTTCGGCCGGCTCCTCGAAGGGACCTCCCTCGCCCGGGACTTCGCCGTCGACCGGGCCCTGACGAAGGGGTACGCGCTCGCCCGCCGGGCCCGCGGCGCGGTGCGCGGGCACTGGATCTGA
- a CDS encoding DUF5925 domain-containing protein: MPETPAVPSGPREALPVVVNLDDSDSPSDVMDALFLDRFATGAQPHAHGLTLDRARPDATLLPPGARVLWGSKEEDRSSVLAEGEGWTILASRWKHRADVTVTATDAELAARILAEATDGAKDEPEPEPEDVTMGFWYLAPQRGPRRMTRRISADTWEEARPHYTAPVAEAMDRLMKLTPEDVTGRLLLLHGPPGTGKTSALRTLARSWQEWCQVDCVLDPERLFNDIGYLMDIAIGEDDGTEKERWRLLLLEDCDELIRGGAKEATGQALSRLLNLTDGLLGQGRNVLVGLTTNEDLERLHPAIVRPGRCLARIEVGPLSRAESVAWLGREDGVPADGATLAELFALRRGASPAELPDQRTPAAGLYL, from the coding sequence ATGCCAGAGACCCCCGCCGTACCGTCCGGGCCGCGCGAGGCACTGCCGGTCGTGGTCAACCTCGACGACAGCGACTCGCCGAGCGACGTGATGGACGCGCTCTTCCTCGACCGGTTCGCCACCGGGGCGCAGCCCCACGCGCACGGCCTCACCCTGGACCGGGCCCGGCCCGACGCGACCCTGCTGCCGCCGGGCGCCCGGGTGCTGTGGGGGTCCAAGGAGGAGGACCGCAGCTCGGTGCTGGCCGAGGGCGAGGGCTGGACGATCCTTGCCTCCCGCTGGAAGCACCGCGCCGACGTGACCGTGACGGCGACCGACGCCGAACTCGCCGCCCGGATCCTCGCCGAGGCCACCGACGGCGCCAAGGACGAGCCCGAGCCGGAGCCCGAGGACGTCACCATGGGGTTCTGGTACCTGGCGCCGCAGCGCGGCCCGCGCCGGATGACCCGCCGTATCAGCGCCGACACCTGGGAGGAGGCGCGCCCCCACTACACGGCACCGGTGGCCGAGGCGATGGACCGGCTGATGAAGCTGACGCCGGAGGACGTCACCGGACGGCTCCTGCTGCTGCACGGCCCGCCCGGCACCGGCAAGACCTCCGCGCTGCGGACCCTCGCCCGGTCCTGGCAGGAGTGGTGCCAGGTGGACTGCGTGCTCGACCCCGAACGGCTCTTCAACGACATCGGGTACCTGATGGACATCGCCATCGGAGAGGACGACGGCACGGAGAAGGAGCGGTGGCGGCTGCTGCTCCTGGAGGACTGCGACGAGCTGATCCGGGGCGGAGCGAAGGAGGCCACCGGCCAGGCGCTCTCCCGGCTGCTCAATCTGACGGACGGTCTGCTCGGCCAGGGCCGCAACGTGCTGGTGGGACTGACGACCAACGAGGACCTGGAGCGGCTGCACCCGGCCATCGTGCGTCCCGGCCGCTGTCTGGCGCGGATCGAGGTCGGACCGCTCAGCCGGGCCGAGTCGGTGGCGTGGCTGGGCCGCGAGGACGGGGTTCCGGCGGACGGCGCCACGCTGGCGGAGCTCTTCGCGCTGCGGCGCGGCGCCTCCCCCGCCGAGCTGCCGGACCAGCGGACCCCGGCCGCCGGGCTGTATCTGTGA
- a CDS encoding GntR family transcriptional regulator → MTLTLAVDHQSTTAPYEQLRAQISERARSGRLPVGYKLPTVRGLAEQLGLAANTVAKAYKALESDGVIETRGRHGTFVAAAGDAASRRAASAAAQYAEEAYRLGLTRDEAEGAVRDALRAAYDSE, encoded by the coding sequence GTGACACTGACACTCGCCGTGGACCACCAGTCCACCACCGCACCCTACGAACAGCTGCGTGCCCAGATCTCGGAGCGCGCCCGGTCGGGCAGACTCCCGGTCGGGTACAAGCTGCCGACGGTCCGGGGACTCGCGGAGCAGCTGGGGCTCGCCGCGAACACGGTCGCCAAGGCGTACAAGGCGCTGGAGTCCGACGGGGTCATCGAGACCCGGGGCCGGCACGGCACCTTCGTCGCCGCGGCCGGTGACGCCGCCAGCCGCAGGGCCGCCTCGGCCGCCGCGCAGTACGCCGAGGAGGCGTACCGCCTGGGACTCACCCGGGACGAGGCCGAGGGGGCCGTACGGGACGCGCTGAGGGCCGCGTACGACTCCGAGTGA